In one Tripterygium wilfordii isolate XIE 37 chromosome 22, ASM1340144v1, whole genome shotgun sequence genomic region, the following are encoded:
- the LOC119992139 gene encoding putative phytosulfokines 6 isoform X2 — MKQSFQYSVLLLFLLFLVSNTKISARSMATKQGQEEVINLSQTTGQDSISGVESSESMNLMGLDVCDNEDEECFKRRMMAEAHLDYIYTQHHKP, encoded by the exons atGAAGCAAAGCTTTCAATATAGTGTTCTTCTGctcttccttcttttccttGTTTCCAACACAAAAATATCTGCAAGATCGATGGCTACCAAACAAG GACAAGAGGAGGTGATAAATCTCAGCCAAACCACTGGTCAGGATTCCATTTCAGGAGTGGAAAGCAGTGAATCAATGAAT CTAATGGGGTTGGATGTATGTGATAATGAAGATGAGGAATGCTTCAAGAGAAGAATGATGGCAGAGGCTCATTTGGACTACATCTACACCCAGCATCACAAGCCTTGA
- the LOC119992139 gene encoding putative phytosulfokines 6 isoform X1: protein MKQSFQYSVLLLFLLFLVSNTKISARSMATKQGQEEVINLSQTTGQDSISGVESSESMNQLMGLDVCDNEDEECFKRRMMAEAHLDYIYTQHHKP from the exons atGAAGCAAAGCTTTCAATATAGTGTTCTTCTGctcttccttcttttccttGTTTCCAACACAAAAATATCTGCAAGATCGATGGCTACCAAACAAG GACAAGAGGAGGTGATAAATCTCAGCCAAACCACTGGTCAGGATTCCATTTCAGGAGTGGAAAGCAGTGAATCAATGAAT CAGCTAATGGGGTTGGATGTATGTGATAATGAAGATGAGGAATGCTTCAAGAGAAGAATGATGGCAGAGGCTCATTTGGACTACATCTACACCCAGCATCACAAGCCTTGA